A genomic region of Alistipes megaguti contains the following coding sequences:
- a CDS encoding PKD domain-containing protein has protein sequence MKRIISLLSVVSLLAPGACSESNDDMNTVYDSVINTDFTLPEGEIVAGITPVTFTNTTTVEGTTVTDYFWHFGFAGEGNWSEEAQPDPVVYKTAGEYTVTLTAWGADGNRATVKKIIKVLADNVLPTADFAYAPMMVNVGDEVTFTDRSTDSDGQIVSRKWTLPDGSTSTAESPSYTFTSAGMFRVTLTVTDDRGGESSVTKSVNVRSGDVADFTLLWSTAVASAEALCTANVVTVSDLGYIYAVTGDGKLVALDANGDVAWEYDAAAQDQVSLTQEIAYASVDSDGTLYWAAHAYGTDPVPTVYAFDGATGTVRWKNQTAYASGARIAYSTPCITPSLMVVGSRGTNGAIRGFDKASGQNTALATPANGGATSGTVILKNGVVVFTNTSEYGYGIMVPDDQFVWSPVPTSNTFAPSKTLSAGRCQPCVGADNCVYLPGKIKEGSGGTWNLAAFDCTNLTASSAKTPKWSAALDGGFEQTGASLSADGQTLYIVADAVTPSVVYALNTTNGATRWSYTLDAQSRSIPAVDNLGQVHVVTLSGHYVVLSAEGEVVCDEQIADSFEGSVSIAEWGYAYVLGKDTAAGKLKVYAVALPGVNSAADSAWSQYGRNARHINYQK, from the coding sequence ATGAAACGAATCATTTCCCTGTTGAGCGTCGTGTCGCTCCTGGCGCCGGGTGCCTGCTCGGAGAGCAACGACGACATGAATACCGTATATGACTCGGTCATCAACACCGATTTCACCCTCCCCGAGGGTGAAATCGTGGCCGGAATCACCCCGGTGACCTTTACCAATACCACCACGGTTGAGGGTACCACCGTGACCGACTATTTCTGGCACTTCGGATTCGCCGGCGAGGGCAACTGGAGCGAAGAGGCCCAGCCCGATCCGGTGGTCTACAAGACGGCCGGCGAGTATACCGTCACCCTGACGGCCTGGGGCGCCGACGGCAACCGCGCCACGGTGAAGAAGATCATCAAGGTACTGGCCGACAACGTGCTGCCGACGGCCGACTTTGCCTATGCCCCGATGATGGTCAACGTGGGCGACGAGGTGACCTTCACCGACCGTTCGACCGACTCGGACGGCCAGATCGTCTCCCGCAAGTGGACGCTTCCCGACGGTTCGACCTCCACGGCCGAAAGCCCCTCGTACACCTTCACCTCGGCGGGCATGTTCCGCGTGACGCTGACGGTGACCGACGACCGCGGCGGCGAAAGCAGCGTCACCAAGTCGGTCAACGTCCGTTCGGGCGACGTTGCGGACTTCACCCTGCTGTGGAGTACGGCGGTGGCTTCGGCCGAGGCGCTCTGCACGGCCAATGTCGTGACGGTGAGCGATCTGGGCTACATCTACGCCGTGACGGGCGATGGCAAGCTCGTGGCTCTCGATGCCAACGGCGACGTGGCCTGGGAGTATGACGCCGCGGCGCAGGACCAGGTATCGCTGACCCAGGAGATCGCCTATGCCTCGGTGGACAGCGACGGTACGCTCTACTGGGCGGCTCACGCCTACGGCACGGATCCCGTTCCGACGGTCTACGCCTTCGACGGCGCGACGGGTACGGTGCGCTGGAAGAACCAGACGGCCTATGCTTCGGGAGCCCGCATCGCCTACTCGACCCCCTGCATCACTCCGAGTCTGATGGTGGTCGGCAGCCGTGGTACGAACGGCGCCATCCGCGGTTTCGACAAGGCTTCGGGACAGAATACCGCCCTCGCAACGCCTGCAAACGGCGGCGCCACATCGGGAACCGTCATTCTGAAGAACGGTGTTGTGGTCTTTACCAATACGTCCGAATACGGTTACGGAATCATGGTTCCCGATGATCAGTTCGTCTGGTCGCCGGTTCCGACCTCCAACACCTTTGCTCCGAGCAAGACGCTTTCGGCCGGTCGCTGCCAGCCCTGTGTCGGCGCCGACAACTGCGTCTATCTGCCCGGCAAGATCAAGGAGGGTAGCGGAGGCACGTGGAATCTGGCCGCTTTCGACTGTACGAATCTGACGGCCTCCTCGGCCAAGACGCCCAAGTGGAGCGCGGCTCTCGACGGCGGTTTCGAACAGACGGGAGCCTCGCTGAGCGCCGACGGTCAGACCCTTTACATCGTGGCCGATGCCGTGACGCCTTCGGTGGTCTATGCCCTCAATACGACGAATGGCGCTACGCGCTGGTCCTATACGCTCGATGCGCAGAGCCGCAGTATCCCGGCCGTCGACAACCTCGGTCAGGTGCATGTCGTCACGCTCAGCGGTCATTACGTGGTTCTCTCGGCCGAGGGTGAGGTGGTCTGCGATGAGCAGATTGCCGACAGCTTCGAGGGTTCGGTTTCGATCGCCGAGTGGGGCTACGCCTATGTGCTGGGCAAGGATACCGCCGCCGGCAAGCTCAAGGTCTACGCCGTGGCACTGCCGGGTGTGAACTCCGCAGCCGATTCGGCCTGGTCGCAGTACGGCCGCAACGCCCGCCACATCAACTACCAGAAGTAA
- a CDS encoding endonuclease/exonuclease/phosphatase family protein, with product MKKYLILPLCATFCLTAGCAEDFPTVLNHDYYEENTTPAQPDVTEQTVRLGTYNLWISNKGTGDYLWTNRRDVLAQSIVNNDWDIFGFQEANATIQSELPKLVADKGGNYEWWFVGRDSQDGKSGEALGIAYDPDRFTLSDQHYYWLSETPDEMSYGWDELGYHRVACCAVVTDKRYGKQFLLTVTHLPLADMARSEAAKLIVEREQMYNKPGMPSVLVGDMNATPDDAASATFRTCWNDAYQAVDARFISGPVGTFNGHKTSTDLSVSTARIDYIYTRGSLALKSYRVDNSIYGGIYPSDHCPVSIQVDFNYDAPEPPQIEGAGTESDPWQINSTADWNAVAESINGAEADATYLTTHFYALTADIDFKGQSLLPISYAASTIYFQGEFDGRGHTIRNVTMTASGSSFGLFGASDGRIHDLNVEDLSLSTAFKTAGGVVGTNRGVIDGVTFRGQIVGTGEASVLGGIAGQNQGVIVNCGNRGGSIEAVDLNSGAKGENLGGIVGQISKGSDGVGNYVINCYSWIERIASNNNNLGGIVGIVSDDSFVINCYATLADVSQNGSYASSVGYNKKGNVWNVYGNEDCPSDKGWIVGNDSKKAGSVWAESVGALLSLDEMKSGVVTVPSSDEECASMVEALNTGAELYDQLPDGTLPTKPVVSLREWVASDTYPVLK from the coding sequence ATGAAAAAATACCTGATTCTTCCTCTGTGCGCGACGTTCTGCCTGACGGCGGGTTGCGCCGAGGATTTCCCCACGGTGCTCAACCACGACTATTACGAGGAGAATACGACGCCCGCCCAGCCCGACGTGACGGAGCAGACCGTGCGGCTGGGAACCTACAACCTCTGGATCTCGAACAAGGGTACGGGTGATTACCTTTGGACGAACCGCCGCGATGTGCTGGCGCAGTCGATCGTCAACAACGACTGGGACATCTTCGGATTCCAGGAGGCCAACGCCACGATTCAGTCCGAGCTGCCGAAGTTGGTGGCCGACAAGGGCGGCAACTACGAGTGGTGGTTCGTCGGACGCGATTCGCAGGACGGCAAGAGCGGTGAGGCTCTCGGCATCGCCTACGACCCGGACCGCTTCACGCTCAGTGACCAGCACTACTACTGGCTCTCGGAGACGCCCGACGAGATGAGCTACGGCTGGGACGAGCTGGGCTACCACCGCGTCGCCTGCTGCGCCGTGGTGACCGACAAACGCTACGGGAAGCAGTTCCTGCTGACGGTGACCCACCTGCCGCTGGCCGACATGGCCCGCTCGGAGGCCGCCAAGCTGATCGTCGAGCGTGAACAGATGTACAACAAACCGGGCATGCCCTCGGTGCTGGTGGGCGACATGAACGCCACGCCGGACGATGCCGCCTCGGCAACCTTCCGCACCTGCTGGAACGACGCCTATCAGGCGGTCGACGCCCGCTTCATAAGCGGTCCGGTGGGGACCTTCAACGGTCACAAGACCTCGACCGACCTCTCGGTTTCGACGGCCCGCATCGACTACATCTACACGCGCGGTTCGCTTGCGCTGAAGAGCTACCGGGTCGACAACTCGATCTACGGCGGCATCTATCCCTCGGACCACTGCCCGGTGAGCATCCAGGTCGACTTCAACTACGATGCACCGGAGCCTCCTCAGATCGAGGGTGCCGGTACGGAGTCCGACCCCTGGCAGATCAACTCCACGGCCGACTGGAACGCCGTGGCCGAGTCGATCAACGGCGCGGAGGCCGACGCCACCTATCTGACGACCCACTTCTATGCCCTGACGGCCGATATCGACTTCAAGGGACAGAGTCTCCTCCCGATCTCCTATGCGGCCTCGACGATCTATTTCCAGGGTGAGTTCGACGGCCGCGGGCACACGATCCGCAACGTGACGATGACCGCTTCGGGCTCCTCCTTCGGTCTGTTCGGCGCCAGTGACGGCCGGATCCACGATCTCAACGTGGAGGATCTCTCGCTCTCGACGGCCTTCAAGACGGCCGGCGGCGTGGTCGGCACGAACCGCGGCGTGATCGACGGCGTCACCTTCCGGGGTCAGATCGTCGGCACGGGGGAGGCCTCCGTTCTGGGCGGCATCGCCGGCCAGAATCAGGGCGTGATCGTCAACTGCGGCAATCGCGGCGGTTCGATCGAGGCCGTCGATCTGAACTCCGGAGCCAAGGGCGAGAACCTGGGCGGCATCGTCGGCCAGATCTCCAAGGGCTCGGACGGCGTGGGCAACTACGTGATCAACTGCTACAGCTGGATCGAACGCATCGCCTCGAACAACAACAACCTGGGCGGTATCGTCGGCATCGTCAGCGACGACAGCTTCGTCATCAACTGCTATGCGACACTGGCCGACGTCTCGCAGAACGGCTCCTACGCCTCGTCGGTGGGCTACAACAAGAAGGGCAACGTCTGGAATGTCTACGGCAACGAGGACTGTCCGTCGGATAAAGGTTGGATCGTGGGCAACGACTCGAAGAAGGCCGGTTCGGTCTGGGCCGAGAGTGTCGGTGCGCTGCTGAGCCTCGACGAGATGAAGTCCGGGGTCGTGACGGTGCCTTCGTCCGACGAGGAGTGCGCGTCGATGGTCGAGGCACTCAACACCGGAGCCGAACTCTATGACCAGCTGCCCGACGGCACGCTCCCGACCAAACCCGTGGTGAGCCTGCGCGAGTGGGTGGCTTCGGATACCTATCCCGTTCTGAAATAG
- a CDS encoding glycerophosphodiester phosphodiesterase family protein, translating into MKRLLFGLGALLWLGACAPQPEPAGSHVDRILAELHDPTSKYVLVASHRGDWRNWPENSIPAIESVIRMGVDIMELDLKLTRDSVLVLCHDHTIDRTTSGKGRVCDITYDSIQRCVLRTGHNVKTSWRMPTLREALAVCKDRIVVNIDQGYEYYDLALAIAEELGVTDQLLIKGKRPAEVVAAKFAEYPHNMMYMPIIDILKPGGRELFESYRRQTVQPLAYEVCWDEFTPAVDSCMHRIVAGGSRLWVNSLWPSLCGGLDDDRAFSGEEDAVYGALLDMGASIIQTDRPQLLIDYLSARGRRP; encoded by the coding sequence ATGAAACGTTTGTTATTTGGATTGGGCGCCCTGCTGTGGCTCGGCGCATGCGCCCCGCAGCCGGAGCCGGCGGGCAGCCACGTCGACCGGATTTTGGCCGAACTCCACGACCCGACCTCGAAATACGTACTGGTGGCCTCGCATCGCGGCGACTGGCGCAACTGGCCCGAGAATTCGATCCCGGCCATCGAGTCGGTGATCAGAATGGGGGTCGACATCATGGAGCTGGACCTCAAACTCACGCGGGACAGCGTGCTGGTGCTGTGCCACGACCACACGATCGACCGCACGACCAGCGGCAAGGGCCGGGTCTGCGACATCACCTACGACTCCATTCAGCGCTGTGTGCTGCGGACCGGTCACAACGTGAAGACCTCGTGGCGGATGCCGACCCTGCGCGAAGCGCTCGCCGTCTGCAAGGACCGCATCGTGGTCAACATCGACCAGGGGTATGAATACTACGATCTGGCGCTGGCCATAGCCGAGGAGCTCGGGGTGACGGACCAGCTGCTGATCAAGGGCAAACGCCCGGCCGAAGTCGTGGCCGCGAAGTTCGCCGAGTATCCGCACAACATGATGTACATGCCGATCATCGATATCCTCAAACCCGGGGGCCGAGAACTCTTCGAGTCGTATCGTCGGCAGACGGTCCAGCCGCTGGCCTACGAGGTTTGCTGGGACGAGTTTACCCCTGCGGTGGACTCCTGCATGCACCGGATCGTGGCCGGGGGGTCGCGTCTGTGGGTCAATTCGCTGTGGCCGTCGCTCTGCGGCGGGCTGGACGATGACCGGGCTTTCAGCGGCGAAGAGGATGCCGTCTACGGCGCGCTGCTCGACATGGGGGCCTCAATCATCCAGACCGATCGCCCGCAGCTGCTGATCGACTATCTGAGCGCCAGGGGGCGCCGCCCGTAA
- a CDS encoding MFS transporter: protein MSILSYFRKSEPSAPFTGDDEARMRLYRKLRLQSFIAGTVGYSLYYVCRTSLNVVKQPILESGALDASQLGLIGSALLFAYAIGKFVNGFLADHSNIKRFMAAGLCVSAVANLLVGLLGLANGGGLVGNMTLFVVFAVMWGLNGWAQSMGAPPAIIALSRWYPLSIRGTFYGFFSASHNLGEFLSFLFVGAVVGICGWQWGFVGSSLAGVIGVVIIVCLLHDTPESKGLPPIGVLTGEETAEESHHHASTSELQRSAIRNPLVWVLALSSAFMYVSRYAINGWGVLFLQEAKGYSLATATQVISVNALLGILGTVFSGWLSDRLFHGRRNVLAFGFGVLNTLALALFLYSGNGMFVNLLSMVFFGMAIGVLICFLGGLMAIDIVPREATGAALGIVGMASYVGAGLQDIISGWLIDSGKEVVDGVTRYDFSTAAVFWIAASALSFILALFVARRSRR from the coding sequence ATGTCCATTTTATCCTATTTCCGCAAAAGCGAGCCGTCGGCGCCCTTTACCGGTGACGACGAGGCCCGCATGCGGCTCTACCGCAAGCTGCGGCTGCAGAGCTTCATCGCCGGAACGGTGGGCTACAGCCTCTACTACGTCTGCCGCACGAGTCTGAACGTGGTCAAGCAGCCGATCCTCGAGAGCGGGGCGCTCGATGCCTCGCAATTGGGTCTGATCGGTTCGGCGCTGCTCTTCGCCTACGCCATCGGCAAGTTCGTCAACGGCTTCCTGGCCGACCACAGCAACATCAAACGCTTCATGGCCGCCGGACTCTGCGTCTCGGCCGTGGCCAATCTGCTGGTCGGGCTGCTGGGTCTGGCCAACGGCGGCGGCCTGGTGGGCAACATGACCCTCTTCGTGGTCTTCGCCGTGATGTGGGGTCTGAACGGCTGGGCCCAGTCGATGGGGGCCCCTCCGGCCATCATTGCCCTCTCGCGCTGGTATCCGCTCTCGATCCGCGGCACCTTCTACGGCTTCTTCTCGGCCAGCCACAACCTCGGAGAATTCCTCTCGTTCCTCTTCGTGGGGGCCGTCGTGGGGATCTGCGGCTGGCAGTGGGGATTCGTCGGATCGTCCCTGGCCGGCGTCATCGGCGTGGTGATCATCGTCTGCCTGCTCCACGACACGCCCGAATCGAAGGGGCTGCCCCCGATCGGCGTGCTGACCGGCGAGGAGACGGCCGAAGAGAGCCATCACCACGCCTCGACCAGTGAACTGCAGCGTTCGGCAATCCGCAATCCGCTGGTCTGGGTGCTGGCCCTCTCGAGCGCCTTCATGTACGTGAGCCGCTACGCCATCAACGGCTGGGGCGTGCTGTTCCTGCAGGAAGCCAAGGGCTATTCGCTGGCTACGGCCACGCAGGTCATCTCGGTCAACGCCCTGCTGGGCATCCTCGGAACGGTCTTCTCGGGGTGGCTCTCCGACCGTCTCTTCCACGGGCGGCGGAATGTGCTGGCCTTCGGCTTCGGCGTGCTGAACACGCTGGCCCTGGCGCTGTTCCTCTACTCGGGCAACGGAATGTTCGTCAATCTGCTCTCGATGGTGTTTTTCGGCATGGCCATCGGCGTGCTGATCTGCTTCCTCGGAGGGCTGATGGCCATCGACATCGTGCCGCGCGAGGCCACGGGTGCCGCCCTCGGAATCGTTGGCATGGCCAGTTACGTCGGCGCCGGTCTGCAGGACATCATCAGCGGCTGGCTCATCGACTCGGGCAAGGAGGTTGTCGACGGCGTGACGCGCTACGACTTCTCCACGGCCGCGGTCTTCTGGATCGCCGCCTCGGCCCTGTCGTTCATCCTGGCCCTCTTTGTGGCCCGCAGGTCGCGACGCTGA
- the alr gene encoding alanine racemase: protein MNYKLSQIAAVVGGRFSGEDHEVQSVVTDSRSLSCELGCNPIFVAMCGANHDSHDFIAQMYGRGVRSFLVEHAVGELPGAGYVVVKNAIAALQSLAAYHRAHFKGTVVGITGSNGKTVIKEWIAEELPAGMKCYRSPKSYNSQLGVPLSVLMIEGDEQLALIEAGISQPGEMERLERIIRPDVVVFTSIGDAHQENFLNLEQKCLEKMVLAHRARVIVYHSYYEPLGHLIATHFADRRLYDAASAPQVPEAVIGNEASRRNAQIVEAFCTAMGFPAPSFSSAPEVAMRLEVKDGINDSVLINDAYNLDLNSLALALDYLHSVALTRPTTLVLSDIAQSGLSDDELYSRVAGMVSRAGIDTLVGIGPRLKRYASLFDCAKLFYASTDECIARLGREAVAGRAVLLKGARDFRFEKLAHALSLKSHTTVLEVDLDAMIHNLNYFRSKLDFRTKLVAMVKAGSYGTGDFEVAQMLQHQGVDYLAVAFADEGVLLRERGISMPIVVLNADADSFDLMIANRLEPEIYSFHSLRDFADAVTHAGELRYPIHLKLDTGMHRLGFMEEEIPALCERLQGMSEVKVATIFSHLNCADMPEEDTYTRAQIERFDRMSTALIEALPYPVIRHTANSAAIERFPEAQFDMCRLGLGLYGFGWQHNAALRPVSTLKTRIVQIKHLEAGDTVGYGRAGRLTRPTVTATVPIGYADGLDRHLGCGRWSMLVAGQPAPIVGRVCMDSCMIDITDIPGVEEGDEAVVFSAAAGNDLETMARVLDTIPYEITTSVSGRVKRIYLKE from the coding sequence ATGAATTACAAACTTTCGCAGATCGCTGCCGTCGTCGGCGGCCGCTTCTCGGGCGAAGACCACGAGGTGCAGTCGGTCGTCACGGACAGCCGTTCGCTTTCGTGCGAACTGGGTTGCAACCCGATTTTCGTCGCCATGTGCGGTGCCAATCACGACTCGCACGATTTCATTGCTCAGATGTATGGCCGCGGCGTGCGCTCGTTTCTGGTCGAACACGCCGTCGGGGAGCTGCCCGGGGCCGGGTACGTGGTGGTCAAGAATGCCATCGCGGCGCTGCAGAGTCTGGCCGCCTACCACCGCGCCCATTTCAAGGGAACGGTCGTCGGGATCACCGGCTCGAACGGCAAGACCGTCATCAAGGAGTGGATCGCCGAGGAGCTGCCCGCGGGCATGAAGTGCTACCGCTCGCCGAAGAGCTACAATTCGCAGCTGGGCGTGCCGCTGTCGGTGCTGATGATCGAGGGCGACGAGCAGCTGGCGCTGATCGAGGCGGGCATTTCGCAGCCCGGCGAGATGGAGCGCCTGGAGCGCATCATCCGTCCCGACGTGGTGGTCTTCACCTCGATCGGCGACGCCCACCAGGAGAATTTCCTCAATCTCGAACAGAAGTGTCTCGAAAAGATGGTGCTGGCCCACCGCGCCCGGGTCATCGTCTACCACAGCTACTACGAACCGCTGGGGCATCTCATTGCCACGCATTTCGCCGACCGCCGGCTCTACGATGCGGCCTCGGCACCGCAGGTTCCCGAGGCGGTGATCGGCAACGAGGCTTCGCGCCGCAACGCCCAGATCGTCGAGGCCTTCTGCACGGCGATGGGCTTTCCGGCACCGTCGTTCTCCAGCGCCCCGGAGGTGGCCATGCGCCTCGAGGTGAAGGACGGCATCAACGACTCGGTGCTGATCAACGACGCCTACAACCTCGATCTCAATTCGCTGGCCCTGGCGCTGGACTACCTCCACAGCGTGGCCCTCACGCGGCCGACGACTCTCGTGCTGTCGGACATCGCGCAGAGCGGCCTTTCGGACGACGAGCTCTACAGTCGCGTGGCCGGCATGGTCTCGCGGGCGGGCATCGACACGCTGGTCGGCATCGGTCCCAGGCTGAAGCGCTATGCCTCGCTCTTCGACTGCGCGAAGCTCTTCTACGCCTCGACCGACGAGTGCATCGCACGTCTCGGCCGCGAAGCGGTGGCCGGCCGCGCCGTGCTGCTCAAGGGGGCCCGCGACTTCCGCTTCGAGAAGCTGGCCCACGCGCTCTCGCTCAAGAGCCATACGACGGTATTGGAGGTCGACCTCGACGCCATGATCCATAATCTCAACTATTTCCGCTCGAAACTCGATTTCCGGACGAAACTCGTGGCCATGGTCAAGGCCGGATCGTACGGCACGGGCGACTTCGAGGTGGCGCAGATGTTGCAGCACCAGGGGGTCGACTACCTGGCCGTGGCCTTTGCCGACGAAGGGGTGCTGCTGCGCGAGCGGGGCATCTCGATGCCGATCGTGGTGCTGAATGCCGACGCCGACAGTTTCGACCTGATGATCGCCAACCGCCTCGAACCCGAAATCTACAGCTTTCACTCGCTGCGTGACTTTGCCGATGCCGTGACGCACGCCGGCGAGCTCCGCTATCCGATCCACCTGAAGCTCGACACGGGGATGCATCGGCTGGGCTTCATGGAGGAGGAGATCCCGGCGCTGTGCGAACGGCTGCAGGGGATGTCGGAGGTCAAGGTGGCCACGATCTTCTCGCACCTCAATTGCGCCGACATGCCCGAGGAGGATACCTACACCCGGGCGCAGATCGAGCGCTTCGACCGCATGAGCACGGCGTTGATCGAGGCGCTGCCCTATCCTGTCATCCGCCATACGGCCAACTCGGCGGCCATCGAGCGTTTCCCCGAGGCGCAGTTCGACATGTGCCGCCTGGGACTGGGGCTCTACGGCTTCGGGTGGCAGCACAACGCCGCGCTGCGTCCCGTCTCGACGCTGAAGACCCGCATCGTGCAGATCAAACACCTTGAGGCGGGCGATACGGTCGGTTACGGGCGGGCCGGACGGCTGACGCGTCCGACGGTTACGGCCACCGTCCCGATCGGTTATGCCGACGGCCTGGATCGTCACCTGGGGTGCGGACGCTGGTCGATGCTCGTGGCCGGGCAGCCGGCTCCGATCGTCGGGCGGGTCTGCATGGACAGCTGCATGATCGACATCACGGATATCCCCGGGGTGGAGGAGGGCGACGAGGCCGTCGTCTTCTCGGCCGCCGCAGGCAACGATCTCGAGACGATGGCCCGCGTGCTGGATACGATCCCCTACGAAATCACGACCTCGGTCTCGGGCCGAGTCAAACGCATCTACCTCAAGGAGTAA
- a CDS encoding SAM-dependent methyltransferase, giving the protein MTAGTLYLIPCPISDQTDPWDVLPAANRAVMDALDYFIVENTRTARRFLSRAGIARPIDGLEFRELNEHTVAGREVEELVAPIAAGRSAGVISEAGVPGVADPGALVVEACHRRGIRVMPLVGPSSILLAVMASGLNGQSFAFNGYLPVKPAERSRAIRFFERRAHAEGQSQLFIEAPYRNAKLFGELLQTLAQETRLTVAVDLTAPSESVITRTVGEWRRGPLPELNKRPTIFIIG; this is encoded by the coding sequence ATGACTGCCGGAACCCTCTACCTGATTCCGTGTCCGATTTCGGACCAGACCGATCCGTGGGACGTCCTGCCCGCGGCCAACCGCGCGGTGATGGACGCGCTGGACTACTTCATCGTCGAGAATACGCGCACGGCGCGGCGCTTCCTCTCGCGGGCCGGCATCGCACGGCCGATCGACGGGCTGGAGTTCCGCGAACTGAACGAACATACGGTGGCCGGCCGTGAGGTCGAGGAGCTGGTGGCGCCGATCGCCGCCGGACGCTCGGCCGGGGTGATCTCCGAAGCCGGGGTGCCGGGCGTGGCCGATCCCGGGGCGCTGGTGGTCGAGGCATGCCACCGGCGCGGCATCCGCGTGATGCCGCTCGTGGGCCCCTCGTCGATCCTCCTCGCGGTGATGGCCTCGGGGTTGAACGGGCAGTCGTTCGCCTTCAACGGCTATCTGCCCGTCAAGCCGGCCGAACGAAGCCGTGCCATCCGCTTCTTCGAGCGCCGGGCCCATGCGGAGGGGCAGTCGCAGCTCTTCATCGAAGCGCCGTACCGCAACGCGAAGCTGTTCGGCGAGCTGTTGCAGACGCTCGCTCAGGAGACGCGGCTGACGGTAGCCGTTGATCTGACGGCCCCTTCGGAGTCGGTCATAACCCGCACGGTCGGGGAGTGGCGCCGCGGCCCGCTGCCCGAATTGAACAAACGCCCGACTATCTTCATCATCGGTTAG
- a CDS encoding nucleotide exchange factor GrpE has translation MKEQKVYNEDVKSDKKVAPDAGNPSHEKASDAKMADDAAAESAKMADDAKAKDSDPELDAAEEASDEAARAVEAAVAEWKDKFLRLQAEFDNYRKRTLKEKMELVQTGGRDVLLAMLPVRDDVQRAMAAMEKSDDLEALRQGVRLISQKFTEALRQRGVTEMELKDKEFDADIAEAVAKFAAGEEMKGKVIDVVQTGYLLGDKVLRFAKVVVGE, from the coding sequence ATGAAAGAGCAAAAGGTTTATAATGAAGACGTTAAGAGCGACAAGAAGGTCGCTCCGGACGCTGGTAATCCTTCGCACGAGAAGGCTTCGGATGCCAAAATGGCAGACGATGCCGCTGCGGAGAGTGCCAAAATGGCAGACGATGCCAAGGCCAAGGACTCCGATCCGGAACTGGACGCTGCCGAGGAGGCTTCCGACGAAGCGGCCCGGGCCGTCGAGGCTGCCGTGGCCGAGTGGAAGGACAAGTTCCTGCGGTTGCAGGCCGAATTCGACAACTACCGCAAACGGACCCTCAAGGAGAAGATGGAGCTCGTCCAGACGGGCGGCCGCGACGTGCTGCTGGCCATGCTGCCGGTGCGCGATGACGTGCAGCGCGCCATGGCGGCCATGGAGAAGAGCGACGATCTGGAGGCGCTGCGTCAGGGCGTGCGGCTCATCTCGCAGAAGTTCACCGAGGCGCTGCGCCAACGGGGCGTTACGGAGATGGAGTTGAAGGATAAGGAGTTCGATGCCGACATCGCGGAGGCGGTGGCCAAATTCGCGGCCGGTGAGGAGATGAAGGGCAAGGTCATCGACGTCGTGCAGACGGGTTACCTGCTGGGCGACAAGGTGCTTCGCTTTGCCAAAGTTGTCGTAGGAGAATAA